A genome region from Myroides fluvii includes the following:
- the gpmI gene encoding 2,3-bisphosphoglycerate-independent phosphoglycerate mutase, whose translation MNKKVILMILDGWGKTQDPKVSAIAHAQTPFIDSLYTQYPNTYVLTDGLNVGLPEGQMGNSEVGHMNLGAGRIVYQDLVKINMAVENKTIAHEPALQAAFAYAKANNKKVHFLGLLSDGGVHSHEKHLYGLVDAAVDFGLQDIFIHAFTDGRDVDPKSGVRHVKNLAEHIAYSPAKLASVIGRYYAMDRDKRWERVAKAYHLLVEGKGIHSTDAVKSIEASYANNVTDEFIDPIVLVDQDNHPVGKIEADDVVIFFNFRTDRGRELTQVLSQSNFPEFAMKALPLYFVTLTNYDDTFKNVHVVYDKENLHHTLGEIIAHHGKKQIRIAETEKYPHVTFFFSGGRELPFEGEQRILCPSPKVATYDLQPEMSAFDLKDALIPELQKGEVDFVCLNFANGDMVGHTGVMEAAIKACEAVDQCAKEVIEAALANNYTTIVLADHGNCETMINEDGTPNTAHTTNPVPIILVDKDIKTINHGVLGDLAPTILKLMGLPQPEEMTRHSLV comes from the coding sequence ATGAATAAGAAAGTAATTTTAATGATACTGGATGGCTGGGGAAAAACACAAGACCCTAAGGTTTCAGCCATTGCACATGCACAAACACCGTTCATCGATAGTCTGTATACCCAATACCCAAATACATATGTATTAACGGATGGACTCAATGTAGGATTGCCCGAGGGGCAGATGGGAAATTCAGAGGTAGGTCATATGAATTTAGGAGCCGGTCGAATTGTGTACCAAGATTTGGTTAAAATCAACATGGCCGTTGAAAATAAGACCATTGCCCATGAACCAGCTTTACAAGCCGCTTTTGCTTATGCCAAAGCAAACAATAAAAAAGTTCACTTCTTAGGTTTACTGTCAGATGGTGGGGTACATTCTCATGAAAAACACTTATACGGATTAGTAGATGCTGCGGTTGATTTTGGGTTACAAGATATTTTCATCCACGCCTTTACGGATGGGCGTGATGTCGATCCAAAATCGGGAGTAAGACACGTAAAAAACCTAGCAGAACACATCGCGTATTCCCCTGCTAAATTAGCTTCTGTAATAGGTCGCTACTATGCCATGGATCGCGACAAACGCTGGGAAAGAGTAGCTAAAGCCTACCATTTACTTGTAGAGGGGAAAGGAATTCACTCTACTGATGCAGTAAAAAGCATCGAAGCAAGTTATGCCAATAATGTAACAGACGAGTTTATTGACCCTATTGTCCTGGTTGATCAAGACAATCATCCCGTTGGAAAAATTGAAGCTGACGATGTCGTTATTTTCTTCAATTTCCGTACAGACCGTGGGCGTGAATTAACACAGGTTTTATCCCAAAGTAATTTCCCTGAATTTGCAATGAAAGCTTTGCCCTTGTATTTCGTTACTTTAACCAATTACGATGATACGTTTAAAAATGTACACGTAGTATATGACAAAGAAAACTTACACCATACCTTAGGTGAAATTATAGCCCATCATGGAAAAAAGCAAATTCGCATTGCTGAAACAGAAAAATACCCACACGTTACCTTTTTCTTCTCAGGAGGAAGAGAATTGCCTTTTGAAGGAGAACAACGCATTCTGTGTCCTTCTCCTAAAGTAGCAACTTACGATTTACAACCCGAAATGAGCGCTTTCGATCTGAAAGATGCCTTGATTCCCGAATTGCAAAAAGGAGAGGTTGACTTTGTGTGTTTGAATTTCGCCAATGGCGATATGGTTGGCCATACAGGAGTCATGGAAGCCGCCATTAAAGCTTGTGAAGCTGTAGACCAATGCGCAAAAGAAGTAATCGAAGCGGCTTTGGCGAATAATTATACTACAATTGTTTTAGCCGATCACGGAAATTGTGAAACGATGATTAATGAGGATGGAACACCAAATACCGCACATACAACCAATCCCGTGCCGATTATTTTAGTAGATAAAGATATTAAAACCATCAATCACGGGGTTTTGGGTGATCTTGCACCAACTATCTTAAAGTTGATGGGATTACCTCAACCTGAAGAAATGACCAGACATTCGTTAGTATAA
- a CDS encoding VOC family protein, whose amino-acid sequence MKITNLYLETENLNNSLSFYQNTLGLTVVEQTAKEVRFQAGETLLTFTENKNKTPFYHFAFNIATNHLEQAIAWAQANHIELLPSPKNEIITHFDTWKAKSIYFWDLNGNLLEFIARADIQTTKAQPFSPKEMLNISEIGIVTAHPMQTAEAIMQQTGLQYFSKSAPLPEFCAIGDDEGLLIFVSPERNWYPTQLKAQPSTATIKLEVSNSTHTILASDWK is encoded by the coding sequence ATGAAAATAACAAACCTATACTTAGAAACAGAGAACCTGAACAATAGCCTTTCGTTTTATCAAAACACCTTAGGGTTGACCGTAGTTGAACAAACAGCAAAAGAGGTTCGCTTTCAAGCGGGAGAAACCCTACTTACTTTCACGGAGAATAAAAATAAAACGCCTTTTTATCATTTTGCTTTTAACATAGCGACAAATCACTTAGAGCAAGCGATTGCTTGGGCACAAGCGAACCACATTGAGTTACTGCCCTCTCCTAAAAATGAAATCATTACCCACTTTGACACGTGGAAAGCGAAGTCGATTTACTTTTGGGACCTTAATGGCAATTTACTTGAATTTATTGCTAGAGCCGATATCCAAACCACAAAAGCACAGCCTTTTTCACCTAAAGAGATGTTGAATATTAGCGAAATTGGCATTGTAACCGCTCATCCCATGCAAACAGCAGAAGCAATCATGCAACAAACGGGATTGCAGTATTTCAGCAAATCCGCCCCCCTACCTGAATTCTGTGCGATTGGCGATGACGAAGGATTGCTTATTTTCGTTAGCCCCGAAAGAAATTGGTATCCAACCCAACTCAAAGCGCAACCGAGTACAGCAACCATTAAGTTAGAAGTCAGCAACAGCACCCATACAATTCTAGCATCGGATTGGAAATAA
- the map gene encoding type I methionyl aminopeptidase has protein sequence MIIPKTLEQIELMRQSALLVSKTLGMLATELKPGVTTLELDKKAEEFIRDHGAVPGFKGLYGCPSTILTSVNEQIVHGLPTDKPIVEGDIVSIDCGTVMNGYYGDHAYTFEIGEVAPETKRLLQVTKESLYVGIREFKLGNRVEDVGSAIQRYCEKEGYTVVRELVGHGLGTKMHEAPEMPNYGKPGRGKKFVEGMVVAIEPMINLGTRNIKQLNDGWTIVTRDGKPSAHFEHDVALVNGKPELLSTFHYIYQALGIQSNEEDEFRANPLVL, from the coding sequence ATGATCATTCCAAAAACTCTAGAACAAATTGAGTTGATGAGACAAAGTGCCCTTTTAGTTTCAAAAACATTGGGGATGCTTGCAACAGAGCTAAAGCCAGGAGTAACGACTTTAGAATTAGATAAAAAAGCAGAAGAATTTATCAGGGATCACGGTGCAGTACCGGGATTCAAAGGATTATATGGATGTCCTTCTACTATTTTGACTAGTGTAAACGAGCAAATTGTACATGGACTACCAACGGATAAACCGATTGTAGAAGGGGATATCGTATCCATTGACTGTGGAACAGTGATGAATGGATACTATGGTGACCACGCCTATACCTTTGAAATAGGTGAAGTAGCGCCAGAAACCAAGCGTTTATTACAAGTGACCAAAGAATCGCTTTACGTGGGAATTCGCGAATTCAAATTGGGAAATCGCGTAGAAGATGTGGGAAGTGCCATTCAACGTTACTGTGAAAAAGAAGGCTATACGGTCGTTCGCGAATTAGTAGGTCACGGATTGGGAACGAAAATGCACGAAGCGCCTGAAATGCCGAATTACGGTAAACCAGGTAGAGGTAAAAAATTCGTTGAAGGAATGGTGGTTGCTATTGAGCCTATGATTAACTTAGGAACAAGAAACATCAAACAATTAAACGACGGTTGGACAATCGTTACCCGTGATGGAAAACCTTCGGCTCACTTTGAGCACGATGTAGCTTTGGTAAATGGAAAACCAGAATTATTGTCTACCTTCCACTACATTTACCAAGCCTTGGGAATCCAAAGCAACGAAGAAGATGAGTTTAGAGCTAATCCTTTAGTTTTATAA
- a CDS encoding class I SAM-dependent methyltransferase, which translates to MKKLFKTILNIIPRPILIRLSYLVRPIFACYLKGDRYTDPIDGKSFKSFLPYGYAKQRPNVLSPSTLSLERHRLLWLYLQNETDFFTAAHRVLHFAPEQAFYKRFKKQANLTYTTTDLESPLADVKADICNLPFADNSFDIILCNHVLEHIPDDIKAMQELYRILKPGGMGIFQVPQDLNRTTTFQDDSITDPKERTLVFGQYDHVRVYGLDYFDKLRQIGFTVIEEDYTHKLTPKEVVKYCLAPGEIIPVCFKPA; encoded by the coding sequence ATGAAGAAACTTTTCAAAACTATACTGAACATCATACCTCGACCGATTTTAATTCGGTTGAGTTATCTTGTTCGACCTATTTTTGCCTGCTACCTCAAAGGAGATCGATACACCGATCCGATTGATGGCAAAAGCTTTAAAAGTTTTTTACCCTATGGCTATGCCAAACAACGCCCTAATGTACTTTCACCAAGTACATTGTCATTAGAAAGACATCGTTTGCTGTGGCTGTACTTGCAAAATGAGACTGATTTTTTCACAGCCGCTCATCGCGTCTTGCACTTCGCACCAGAACAAGCGTTCTACAAGCGCTTTAAAAAACAAGCGAATTTAACCTATACCACCACTGATTTAGAATCGCCTTTAGCCGATGTTAAAGCGGATATATGCAATCTGCCTTTTGCTGATAATTCCTTCGATATTATCTTGTGTAATCACGTTTTAGAACACATTCCCGATGACATCAAAGCCATGCAAGAGCTATATCGCATCCTTAAACCAGGAGGAATGGGTATTTTTCAAGTTCCGCAAGACCTCAACAGAACAACTACTTTTCAAGACGACAGCATTACCGATCCCAAAGAACGCACCTTGGTGTTTGGGCAGTATGATCACGTCCGCGTGTATGGATTAGACTATTTTGACAAATTGCGTCAAATCGGTTTCACTGTTATTGAAGAGGACTATACGCACAAACTAACTCCTAAAGAAGTAGTCAAATATTGCCTAGCTCCAGGTGAAATAATTCCTGTTTGCTTCAAACCCGCTTAA
- the hxpB gene encoding hexitol phosphatase HxpB, with the protein MTRITTVLFDMDGVLIDSEKFWQQAEQEVFTSVGCQWSEAIAHQTTGQTTRAVTELWYSLYPWTGKTLEEVEQAVIDRVDELIRLQGEIKIGVWTTLTFLQSQDIKIGLATNSTPSLIQTVLNRLKIAHFFQTTVSALDVAQGKPAPDVYLQAAQNLGSYPADCLVIEDSFTGATAGKKAGMTVFIVPELEFYHDTKFNLADRKLVDLTEFEENFLALNCVTP; encoded by the coding sequence ATGACTAGGATTACGACCGTACTTTTTGACATGGATGGCGTTTTAATTGACTCCGAAAAATTTTGGCAACAAGCAGAGCAAGAGGTTTTTACTTCTGTCGGCTGTCAATGGAGCGAAGCAATTGCCCATCAAACCACTGGACAAACTACAAGAGCCGTTACTGAACTTTGGTACAGCTTATATCCTTGGACAGGCAAAACACTAGAAGAAGTAGAACAGGCAGTGATTGATCGCGTAGATGAACTCATCCGCCTTCAAGGAGAAATAAAAATAGGCGTATGGACAACGTTGACTTTCTTACAATCCCAAGACATAAAAATTGGCTTAGCAACCAATTCAACCCCTTCATTAATTCAAACTGTTTTGAATCGATTGAAAATTGCACACTTTTTTCAAACTACTGTATCCGCTTTAGATGTAGCTCAAGGTAAACCCGCACCAGATGTTTATTTACAAGCCGCACAAAATCTAGGAAGCTATCCCGCAGATTGCCTTGTTATTGAAGACTCTTTTACTGGAGCAACCGCAGGTAAAAAAGCAGGCATGACCGTTTTTATTGTTCCTGAATTGGAATTTTACCACGACACTAAATTCAACTTAGCAGACAGAAAACTAGTTGACTTAACTGAATTTGAAGAAAATTTCTTAGCTTTAAATTGCGTAACTCCTTAA